From the genome of Streptomyces sp. NBC_01116, one region includes:
- a CDS encoding helix-turn-helix transcriptional regulator: MRAARLIKMVLLLQARPAMTAAELAAELEVSERTVTRDAQALSDAGVPVYAERGRAGGYRLVGGYRTRLTGLARDEAEALFLSGLPAALREMGLEDAASAARLKVSAALLPSLRDASSSAARRFHLDAPSWYHEPETPGLLPVIADAVWDDRLLRARYRRGGGREREGPEVARELAPYGLVLKAGVWYLCARAGEDFRVYRIDRFTAVEPAEERFDRDETFDLPGFWEERAAGFARSLLRGEVTVRVSGRGARMLAYTGDRAAAATALAEASEPGPDGWRTLNLPVESLDVAYGQLLALGPELEVLAPDALRIRFADAAERLREMYR, translated from the coding sequence ATGCGCGCTGCCCGGCTGATCAAGATGGTGCTGCTCCTGCAGGCCCGCCCCGCGATGACCGCCGCCGAGCTGGCGGCCGAGCTGGAGGTGTCCGAGCGTACGGTCACCCGGGACGCGCAGGCGCTCTCCGACGCGGGCGTCCCGGTGTACGCGGAGCGCGGCCGGGCCGGCGGCTACCGGCTCGTCGGCGGCTACCGCACCCGGCTGACCGGCCTCGCCCGGGACGAGGCCGAGGCGCTGTTCCTCTCCGGGCTGCCCGCCGCGCTGCGCGAGATGGGCCTGGAGGACGCGGCGTCGGCCGCCCGCCTCAAGGTGTCGGCGGCGCTGCTGCCCTCCCTCCGCGACGCCTCCTCCTCCGCCGCCCGGCGCTTCCACCTGGACGCCCCCTCCTGGTACCACGAGCCGGAGACCCCCGGGCTGTTGCCCGTGATCGCCGACGCGGTCTGGGACGACCGGCTGCTGCGGGCCCGCTACCGCAGGGGCGGGGGCCGCGAGCGGGAGGGGCCGGAGGTGGCGCGCGAGCTGGCTCCGTACGGTCTCGTCCTCAAGGCCGGGGTCTGGTATCTCTGCGCGCGGGCGGGCGAGGACTTCCGGGTCTACCGGATCGACCGGTTCACGGCCGTGGAGCCCGCCGAGGAGCGCTTCGACCGGGACGAGACCTTCGACCTGCCCGGGTTCTGGGAGGAGCGGGCCGCCGGGTTCGCCCGGTCCCTGCTGCGCGGTGAGGTGACCGTACGGGTGTCCGGGCGCGGGGCGCGGATGCTGGCGTACACCGGTGACCGGGCGGCGGCGGCCACCGCGCTCGCGGAGGCCTCCGAGCCCGGCCCGGACGGGTGGCGCACCCTGAACCTGCCGGTGGAATCGCTGGACGTGGCCTACGGCCAGCTGCTCGCGCTGGGACCCGAGTTGGAGGTCCTGGCACCCGATGCGCTGCGGATCCGGTTCGCGGACGCCGCCGAACGTCTGCGCGAGATGTATCGCTGA
- the lpdA gene encoding dihydrolipoyl dehydrogenase yields the protein MANDASTVFDLVILGGGSGGYAAALRGAQLGLDVALIEKGKVGGTCLHNGCIPTKALLHAGEIADQARESAQFGVKATFEGIDMEAVNKYKDEVISGLYKGLQGLIASRKVHYIEGEGKLSSPTSVDVNGQRVQGRHVLLATGSVPKSLPGLEIDGNRIISSDHALKMDRVPKSAIVLGGGVIGVEFASAWKSFGTEITIVEGLKHLVPVEDENSSKLLERAFRKRGIKFNLGTFFDKAEYTEDGVRVTLADGKTFEAELLLVAIGRGPVSQGLGYEEQGVAMDRGYVLVDEYMQTNVPTISAVGDLVPTLQLAHVGFAEGILVAERLAGLKTVPIDYDGVPKVTYCHPEVASVGITEAKAKEIYGADKVVALKYNLAGNGKSKILKTAGEIKLVQVKDGAVVGVHMVGDRMGEQVGEAQLIYNWEALPSEVAQLIHAHPTQNEAMGEAHLALAGKPLHAHD from the coding sequence GTGGCGAACGACGCCAGCACCGTTTTCGACCTAGTGATCCTCGGCGGTGGCAGTGGCGGTTACGCCGCGGCCCTGCGCGGAGCGCAGCTGGGCCTGGACGTCGCCCTGATCGAGAAGGGCAAGGTCGGCGGCACCTGCCTGCACAACGGCTGCATTCCCACGAAGGCACTGCTGCACGCGGGCGAGATCGCGGACCAGGCCCGCGAGTCGGCCCAGTTCGGCGTGAAGGCGACCTTCGAGGGCATCGACATGGAGGCCGTCAACAAGTACAAGGACGAGGTGATCTCGGGCCTGTACAAGGGTCTCCAGGGGCTCATCGCCTCGCGGAAGGTCCACTACATCGAGGGTGAGGGCAAGCTCTCCTCCCCCACCTCGGTGGACGTGAACGGCCAGCGCGTCCAGGGCCGCCACGTGCTGCTGGCGACCGGCTCCGTGCCGAAGTCGCTGCCCGGCCTGGAGATCGACGGCAACCGGATCATCTCCTCGGACCACGCGCTGAAGATGGACCGCGTCCCGAAGTCCGCGATCGTGCTGGGCGGCGGCGTCATCGGCGTCGAGTTCGCCTCGGCGTGGAAGTCCTTCGGCACCGAGATCACCATCGTCGAGGGCCTCAAGCACCTCGTCCCGGTCGAGGACGAGAACAGCTCCAAGCTTCTTGAGCGCGCGTTCCGCAAGCGCGGCATCAAGTTCAACCTCGGCACCTTCTTCGACAAGGCCGAGTACACCGAGGACGGCGTCCGCGTGACGCTCGCCGACGGCAAGACCTTCGAGGCGGAGCTGCTGCTCGTCGCCATCGGCCGCGGCCCGGTCTCGCAGGGCCTGGGCTACGAGGAGCAGGGCGTCGCGATGGACCGCGGCTACGTCCTGGTCGACGAGTACATGCAGACCAACGTCCCAACGATCTCGGCCGTGGGCGACCTCGTCCCGACCCTCCAGCTCGCCCACGTCGGCTTCGCCGAGGGCATCCTGGTGGCGGAGCGGCTGGCCGGTCTCAAGACCGTCCCGATCGACTACGACGGCGTGCCCAAGGTGACGTACTGCCACCCCGAGGTCGCCTCCGTCGGCATCACCGAGGCCAAGGCCAAGGAGATCTACGGCGCGGACAAGGTCGTCGCCCTCAAGTACAACCTCGCGGGCAACGGCAAGAGCAAGATCCTCAAGACCGCGGGCGAGATCAAGCTCGTCCAGGTCAAGGACGGTGCCGTGGTCGGCGTCCACATGGTGGGCGACCGCATGGGCGAGCAGGTCGGCGAAGCACAGCTGATCTACAACTGGGAGGCGCTGCCCTCCGAGGTCGCCCAGCTCATCCACGCACACCCGACGCAGAACGAGGCGATGGGCGAGGCTCACCTGGCGCTGGCCGGCAAGCCTCTCCACGCCCACGACTGA
- a CDS encoding DUF4240 domain-containing protein, producing the protein MDETEFWEIIDSTREAAEGDPEDHADLLVERLVQLDPDSVLDFARHFEARYNRAYHWDLWGAAAVLLGGASDDAFDYFRCWLIGQGREVFEGALHDPDGLAELLEDFDERIDGDGEELGYAADEAYEQLTGVVAPDLGLPPQAAEPLGSPVDFEDEEALAARFPELWDRFGPR; encoded by the coding sequence ATGGACGAAACGGAATTCTGGGAGATCATCGACAGCACCCGCGAGGCCGCCGAAGGCGACCCCGAGGACCACGCCGACCTGCTGGTGGAACGGCTGGTGCAGCTCGATCCCGATTCCGTGCTGGACTTCGCCCGGCACTTCGAGGCCCGCTACAACCGCGCCTACCACTGGGATCTGTGGGGTGCGGCGGCCGTGCTGCTGGGCGGGGCGAGCGACGACGCGTTCGACTACTTCCGCTGCTGGCTGATCGGCCAGGGCCGGGAGGTGTTCGAGGGGGCGCTGCACGATCCGGACGGCCTGGCGGAGCTGCTGGAGGACTTCGACGAGCGGATCGACGGGGACGGCGAGGAGTTGGGCTACGCGGCCGACGAGGCGTACGAGCAGCTCACCGGCGTGGTCGCGCCGGACCTGGGGCTGCCGCCGCAGGCCGCGGAGCCGCTGGGCTCCCCGGTCGACTTCGAGGACGAGGAGGCGCTCGCCGCCCGCTTCCCCGAACTGTGGGACCGCTTCGGGCCCCGGTGA
- the aceE gene encoding pyruvate dehydrogenase (acetyl-transferring), homodimeric type: MTDPVGKLPSELDQLPDRDPEETAEWAASLDAVTRAAGPHRAAYLMRRSLQHAEGAGLALPKLLETDYVNTIPTAAEPEFDGDLAMESRITAWNRWNAAAMVTRGARYGVGGHIATFASAAWLYETGFNHFFRGKEGDGSGDQLYIQGHASPGIYARAFLDGRIGEQQLDNFRQESGGEGLPSYPHPRRLPWLWEFPTVSMGLGPLSAIYQARFNRYLANRSIKDTANSHVWAFLGDGEMDEPESTAALALASREQLDNLTFVINCNLQRLDGPVRANFRVVQELEAQFRGAGWNVVKTLWGNAWDELFQLDTQGALLRRLREVPDAQFQTYATRDVAYIREHFFGTEPALVELAKLLTDAKIGECFYTSRGGHEARKVYAAYRAAVEHKGAPTVILAQTVKGYTLGKGFESKNANHQMKKLSIDEFKGMRELLGLPIPNSAFEDGLVPYGHPGADSPEVRYLQERRAALGGPAPARRMHASAPLPQPEERAFKALYKGSGKQEMATTMAFVRLVKDLMRDKETGKRWVPIVPDEARTFGMESLFPSAGIYSPLGQTYDPVDRDQLMYYKEAKDGQILNEGITEAGAMADFIAAATSYATHGETMIPFYIFYSMFGWQRTGDQMWQLADQLGKGFIVGATAGRTTLTGEGLQHADGHSHLIAATNPASLNYDPAFAYEVAVIVKDGLRRMYGPDAEDVFYYLTVYNEPKPQPAMPEGVEEGIVKGLYRFKEGTPAKADAPRLQLLASGTAIHWALEAQELLAADWGVTADVWSATSWGELRRDALESDEALLRGEQRVPYVTQALSGAPGPVLAVSDWMRQVPDQISQWVEQDWSSLGTDGFGLSDTRAAARRHFGVDAQSIVVASLAQLAKRGEVPASAIKEARERYGL; this comes from the coding sequence ATGACCGACCCCGTAGGAAAGCTTCCGAGCGAGCTCGACCAGCTCCCGGACCGCGACCCCGAGGAGACCGCCGAATGGGCGGCCTCCCTGGACGCCGTCACCCGGGCCGCCGGCCCGCACCGTGCCGCGTACCTGATGCGCCGCTCGCTGCAGCACGCCGAGGGCGCCGGTCTCGCGCTGCCCAAGCTGCTGGAGACCGATTACGTCAACACCATCCCGACCGCCGCCGAGCCCGAGTTCGACGGCGACCTGGCGATGGAGTCGAGGATCACCGCGTGGAACCGCTGGAACGCGGCCGCGATGGTGACCCGGGGCGCCCGGTACGGGGTCGGCGGCCACATCGCCACCTTCGCCTCGGCGGCCTGGCTCTACGAGACCGGCTTCAACCACTTCTTCCGCGGCAAGGAGGGGGACGGCTCCGGTGACCAGCTCTACATCCAGGGCCACGCCTCCCCCGGCATCTACGCCCGCGCCTTCCTCGACGGCCGGATCGGCGAGCAGCAGCTCGACAACTTCCGCCAGGAGTCCGGTGGCGAGGGCCTGCCCTCCTACCCGCACCCGCGGCGGCTGCCCTGGCTGTGGGAGTTCCCCACCGTGTCGATGGGCCTCGGCCCGCTCTCGGCCATCTACCAGGCGCGCTTCAACCGCTATCTGGCCAACCGCAGCATCAAGGACACCGCCAACTCGCACGTCTGGGCCTTCCTGGGCGACGGCGAGATGGACGAGCCCGAGTCGACGGCCGCCCTCGCGCTGGCCTCCCGTGAGCAGCTCGACAACCTGACCTTCGTCATCAACTGCAACCTGCAGCGCCTCGACGGCCCGGTCCGCGCCAACTTCCGCGTGGTCCAGGAGCTGGAGGCGCAGTTCCGCGGGGCCGGCTGGAACGTCGTCAAGACGCTCTGGGGCAACGCCTGGGACGAGCTGTTCCAGCTGGACACCCAGGGTGCGCTGCTGCGCCGCCTGCGGGAGGTCCCGGACGCGCAGTTCCAGACGTACGCCACCCGCGACGTCGCCTACATCCGCGAGCACTTCTTCGGCACCGAGCCCGCGCTCGTCGAGCTGGCGAAGCTGCTGACCGACGCGAAGATCGGCGAGTGCTTCTACACCTCGCGCGGCGGCCACGAGGCCCGCAAGGTGTACGCGGCGTACCGGGCGGCCGTGGAGCACAAGGGCGCGCCGACCGTGATCCTGGCCCAGACGGTCAAGGGCTACACGCTCGGCAAGGGCTTCGAGTCCAAGAACGCCAACCACCAGATGAAGAAGCTGTCGATCGACGAGTTCAAGGGCATGCGCGAGCTGCTCGGCCTCCCGATCCCCAACAGCGCCTTCGAGGACGGTCTCGTCCCCTACGGCCACCCCGGCGCCGACTCCCCCGAGGTCCGCTACCTCCAGGAGCGCCGTGCCGCCCTCGGTGGCCCGGCCCCGGCCCGCCGGATGCACGCCTCCGCGCCGCTGCCGCAGCCCGAGGAGCGCGCGTTCAAGGCCCTGTACAAGGGGTCCGGCAAGCAGGAGATGGCCACCACCATGGCGTTCGTCCGCCTGGTGAAGGACCTGATGCGGGACAAGGAGACCGGCAAGCGCTGGGTGCCGATCGTCCCGGACGAGGCCCGTACCTTCGGTATGGAGTCCCTCTTCCCCTCCGCCGGCATCTACTCGCCGCTGGGTCAGACCTACGACCCGGTCGACCGCGACCAGCTGATGTACTACAAGGAGGCCAAGGACGGCCAGATCCTCAACGAGGGGATCACCGAGGCCGGGGCCATGGCCGACTTCATCGCCGCCGCCACGTCGTACGCGACGCACGGCGAGACGATGATCCCGTTCTACATCTTCTACTCGATGTTCGGCTGGCAGCGGACCGGCGACCAGATGTGGCAGCTCGCCGACCAGCTCGGCAAGGGCTTCATCGTCGGCGCGACGGCGGGCCGGACGACCCTGACGGGCGAGGGCCTCCAGCACGCGGACGGCCACTCGCACCTGATCGCGGCCACCAACCCGGCCTCGCTCAACTACGACCCGGCGTTCGCGTACGAGGTCGCGGTGATCGTCAAGGACGGTCTGCGCCGGATGTACGGCCCCGACGCCGAGGACGTCTTCTACTACCTGACGGTCTACAACGAGCCGAAGCCCCAGCCCGCGATGCCCGAGGGCGTCGAGGAGGGCATCGTCAAGGGCCTGTACCGCTTCAAGGAGGGCACGCCCGCGAAAGCGGACGCGCCGCGCCTTCAGCTGCTGGCCTCCGGTACGGCGATCCACTGGGCCCTGGAGGCCCAGGAGTTGCTGGCCGCCGACTGGGGTGTCACGGCCGACGTCTGGTCCGCCACCTCGTGGGGCGAGCTGCGCCGCGACGCGCTGGAGTCCGACGAGGCGCTGCTCCGCGGTGAGCAGCGGGTCCCGTACGTGACGCAGGCGCTCTCCGGCGCGCCGGGCCCGGTGCTCGCGGTCAGCGACTGGATGCGCCAGGTCCCGGACCAGATCAGCCAGTGGGTGGAGCAGGACTGGTCCTCGCTCGGCACGGACGGCTTCGGCCTCTCCGACACCCGCGCCGCGGCCCGCCGCCACTTCGGCGTCGACGCCCAGTCGATCGTGGTGGCCTCGCTGGCCCAGCTCGCCAAGCGCGGCGAGGTCCCGGCCTCCGCGATCAAGGAGGCCCGGGAGCGCTACGGGCTCTGA
- a CDS encoding adenosylcobinamide-GDP ribazoletransferase, producing MTSLNSHGIRFAFGTLTVLPVRVTRWDRATARSGMLCAPLAGLVVGLLAGALGSVSLLAGSGPLLAAVASVAVPAALTRGLHLDGLADTADGLGSGKPAEDALRIMKQSDIGPFGVITLLLVLLAQVAVLFELYGEGWAHGALGAVVAGVTARLALTLASRQGVPAARPEGLGAVVASTVPAGWALFAAGVTVALCATGGALSGPYGALHHALAVLGALAAGELLLRHCVRRFGGVTGDVFGGVEETAATAALVVLALGS from the coding sequence GTGACCTCCCTGAACAGCCACGGCATACGTTTCGCCTTCGGCACCCTGACCGTGCTGCCCGTCCGCGTGACCCGCTGGGACCGCGCGACCGCCCGCTCCGGCATGCTCTGCGCCCCGCTCGCCGGGCTCGTCGTGGGGCTGCTCGCCGGAGCCCTCGGCTCGGTGTCGCTGCTGGCGGGATCGGGGCCGCTGCTCGCGGCGGTCGCCTCCGTCGCGGTGCCCGCCGCCCTCACCCGGGGGCTGCACCTGGACGGTCTGGCGGACACGGCGGACGGCCTCGGCAGCGGGAAGCCGGCCGAGGACGCGCTGCGGATCATGAAGCAGTCCGACATTGGGCCGTTCGGTGTCATCACGCTCCTCCTGGTGCTGCTGGCCCAGGTCGCCGTCCTCTTCGAGCTGTACGGGGAGGGCTGGGCGCACGGGGCCCTCGGGGCCGTCGTCGCGGGCGTCACCGCCCGCCTCGCGCTGACCCTGGCGTCCCGTCAGGGCGTCCCGGCGGCCCGGCCCGAGGGGCTCGGCGCGGTGGTGGCGTCCACGGTCCCGGCCGGGTGGGCGCTGTTCGCGGCGGGGGTGACGGTGGCGCTGTGCGCGACGGGGGGCGCGCTGTCCGGCCCGTACGGGGCGCTGCACCACGCACTCGCGGTGCTCGGCGCGCTCGCCGCGGGCGAACTGCTGCTGCGGCACTGCGTGCGGCGGTTCGGCGGGGTCACCGGGGACGTCTTCGGGGGCGTCGAGGAGACCGCGGCGACGGCGGCCCTGGTGGTGCTGGCGCTGGGTTCCTGA
- a CDS encoding GntR family transcriptional regulator: MTPPVVHSLREQIREHIVEGIVSGRWKPGERIVERRIATELEVSQTPVREALRELETLRLIESAPNKGVRVRNLTAADLEESYPVRAGLEQIAAELAAPRLGRDCSALAPHVAALYEADRLADGEAQVRHTVGFHREMVRAAGNAVLLHTWEGLGIEVFTALSIRWLGTVQKSYAEEHQALIDAFLAEDPGIGALVKAHVLGCAPRA; the protein is encoded by the coding sequence ATGACCCCGCCCGTCGTCCACTCGCTGCGCGAACAGATCCGCGAGCACATCGTGGAGGGGATCGTCAGCGGGCGCTGGAAGCCGGGTGAGCGGATCGTGGAGCGCCGCATCGCCACCGAGCTGGAGGTCAGCCAGACGCCCGTGCGCGAGGCGCTGCGCGAGCTGGAGACACTGCGGCTGATCGAGTCGGCCCCCAACAAGGGCGTCCGCGTCCGCAACCTCACCGCGGCCGACCTGGAGGAGAGCTACCCGGTCCGGGCCGGCCTGGAGCAGATCGCGGCGGAGCTGGCGGCCCCGCGGCTCGGCCGGGACTGCTCGGCGCTGGCCCCGCACGTGGCCGCGCTGTACGAGGCGGACCGGCTGGCCGACGGCGAGGCGCAGGTGCGGCACACGGTCGGCTTCCACCGGGAGATGGTGCGGGCGGCCGGGAACGCGGTGCTGCTGCACACCTGGGAGGGGCTGGGCATCGAGGTGTTCACGGCCCTGTCGATCCGCTGGCTGGGCACCGTGCAGAAGTCGTACGCGGAGGAGCACCAGGCGCTCATCGACGCGTTCCTCGCCGAGGACCCGGGGATCGGGGCCCTGGTGAAGGCGCACGTGCTGGGCTGCGCTCCGCGCGCCTGA
- the sucB gene encoding 2-oxoglutarate dehydrogenase, E2 component, dihydrolipoamide succinyltransferase, translating to MSVSVTLPALGESVTEGTVTRWLKAEGERVEADEPLLEVSTDKVDTEIPAPASGVLSSIKVAEDETVEVGAELAVIDDGSGAPAEAEAPAAEEAPAAEAPAPAAAEAPAPAAAEEPAAPAQEAPQAEAPAASGGSAEGTDVTLPALGESVTEGTVTRWLKEVGEEVAEDEPLLEVSTDKVDTEIPAPVAGVLLEIVVGEDETAEVGARLAVIGAPGAAPAAAPAQPAAPAQEAPKAEEPKAEAPKAEEPKQEAPAAPAPAPAAPAAPAAPAAPAAPAAPAPAQPAPAAPAPAAPAAPSGDDGAYVTPLVRKLASENNVDLSAVKGTGVGGRIRKQDVVAAAEAAKAAAAAPAPAAAPAAAKEPKLEASPLRGQTVKMTRMRKVIGENMMKALHSQAQLTSVLEVDITKLMKLRNQAKAAFAAREGVKLSPMPFFVKAAAQALKAHPVVNARINEDEGTITYFDSENIGIAVDAEKGLMTPVIKGAGDLNIAGISKKTAELAGKARGGGLTPDDMSGATFTISNTGSRGALFDTVIVPPNQAAILGIGATVRRPVVIDHPDLGETIAVRDMTYLSLSYDHRLVDGADAARYLTSVKAILEAGEFEVELGL from the coding sequence ATGTCGGTTTCCGTAACCCTTCCGGCGCTCGGCGAGAGCGTCACCGAGGGCACTGTCACCCGTTGGCTGAAGGCCGAGGGCGAGCGCGTCGAGGCCGACGAGCCGTTGCTCGAGGTCTCGACCGACAAGGTCGACACCGAGATCCCGGCCCCCGCGTCCGGCGTTCTGTCGTCCATCAAGGTCGCCGAGGACGAGACCGTCGAGGTCGGCGCCGAGCTGGCCGTCATCGACGACGGCTCGGGCGCTCCGGCCGAGGCCGAGGCCCCCGCCGCCGAGGAGGCCCCGGCCGCCGAGGCTCCGGCCCCCGCGGCCGCCGAGGCTCCGGCCCCCGCGGCCGCCGAGGAGCCCGCCGCCCCGGCCCAGGAGGCCCCCCAGGCCGAGGCCCCGGCCGCCTCCGGCGGTTCCGCCGAGGGCACCGACGTCACCCTCCCGGCGCTCGGCGAGAGCGTCACCGAGGGCACCGTCACCCGCTGGCTCAAGGAGGTCGGCGAGGAGGTGGCCGAGGACGAGCCGCTGCTGGAGGTCTCCACGGACAAGGTCGACACCGAGATCCCCGCCCCGGTCGCCGGGGTGCTGCTGGAGATCGTGGTCGGCGAGGACGAGACCGCCGAGGTCGGCGCCAGGCTCGCGGTCATCGGCGCCCCGGGCGCGGCTCCGGCCGCCGCTCCGGCGCAGCCCGCCGCCCCGGCCCAGGAGGCCCCGAAGGCCGAAGAGCCGAAGGCAGAGGCACCGAAGGCCGAAGAGCCGAAGCAGGAGGCCCCCGCGGCTCCCGCCCCGGCCCCCGCCGCTCCGGCAGCCCCCGCCGCTCCGGCAGCCCCCGCGGCTCCGGCCGCTCCGGCTCCGGCGCAGCCCGCCCCCGCCGCCCCGGCGCCGGCCGCCCCGGCCGCGCCCTCCGGTGACGACGGCGCGTACGTCACGCCGCTGGTCCGCAAGCTCGCGTCCGAGAACAACGTGGACCTGAGCGCGGTCAAGGGCACCGGCGTCGGTGGCCGGATCCGCAAGCAGGACGTCGTCGCCGCCGCGGAGGCCGCCAAGGCCGCCGCAGCCGCTCCGGCCCCGGCCGCTGCTCCCGCGGCCGCCAAGGAGCCGAAGCTGGAGGCGTCCCCGCTGCGCGGTCAGACGGTCAAGATGACCCGCATGCGCAAGGTCATCGGCGAGAACATGATGAAGGCGCTGCACTCGCAGGCCCAGCTGACCTCGGTCCTCGAGGTCGACATCACCAAGCTGATGAAGCTGCGCAACCAGGCGAAGGCCGCCTTCGCCGCCCGTGAGGGCGTCAAGCTGTCCCCGATGCCGTTCTTCGTGAAGGCGGCGGCCCAGGCGCTGAAGGCCCACCCGGTCGTCAACGCCCGGATCAACGAGGACGAGGGCACCATCACGTACTTCGACTCGGAGAACATCGGCATCGCCGTGGACGCCGAGAAGGGTCTGATGACCCCGGTCATCAAGGGTGCGGGCGACCTGAACATCGCCGGTATCTCCAAGAAGACCGCGGAGCTCGCGGGCAAGGCGCGCGGTGGCGGCCTGACGCCGGACGACATGTCCGGCGCCACCTTCACCATCAGCAACACCGGTTCGCGCGGCGCCCTGTTCGACACGGTCATCGTGCCGCCGAACCAGGCCGCCATCCTGGGCATCGGCGCCACGGTCCGCCGCCCGGTGGTCATCGACCACCCGGACCTCGGCGAGACCATCGCGGTGCGCGACATGACCTACCTCTCGCTCTCCTACGACCACCGTCTGGTGGACGGCGCGGACGCCGCCCGCTACCTGACGTCGGTCAAGGCGATCCTGGAGGCCGGTGAGTTCGAGGTCGAGCTCGGCCTCTGA
- a CDS encoding leucyl aminopeptidase, whose protein sequence is MTALTLSTAGAATLRADALVVGVAKGVKGPVLAPGSEAVDKAFDGKLAAVLATLGATGAEGELTKLPAASGLKAPVVVAVGLGPVPDKEDAYDAEALRRAAGTAARALTGAKKAGFALPASSVEDAAAVAEGALLGAYAFTAYQGGENKLAPKDAKSKDSGPKLPLAEVALLGAKPRDKAYKAAVERALALVEEINRARDLINTPPNDLYPESFAAVATAAGKEHGIKVQVLDEKALVKGGYGGILGVGQGAERGPRLVKLAYTHPKAEKTLALVGKGITYDSGGISLKPAGHNETMKCDMAGAAAVFAAVVSAARLGLRVNVTGWLALAENMPSGNATRPGDVLRMYSGKTVEVLNTDAEGRLVLADALTRASEEKPDAIVDVATLTGAMVLALGNRTFGVMANDDAFRTSIHEIAEEVGEPSWPMPLPADLRKGMDSPTADIANMGERMGGGLVAGLFLKEFVGEGIAWAHLDIAGPAFHEGAPYGYTPKGGTGSAVRTLVRLAERTADGDLG, encoded by the coding sequence GTGACTGCTCTCACTCTCAGCACTGCCGGTGCGGCGACGCTGCGCGCCGACGCACTCGTCGTCGGCGTCGCCAAGGGCGTCAAGGGACCGGTCCTGGCACCCGGCTCCGAGGCCGTGGACAAGGCGTTCGACGGAAAGCTCGCCGCCGTCCTCGCGACCCTGGGCGCCACCGGTGCCGAGGGCGAACTGACCAAGCTGCCCGCCGCGTCCGGCCTCAAGGCCCCGGTCGTCGTCGCGGTCGGCCTCGGTCCGGTCCCGGACAAGGAGGACGCCTACGACGCCGAGGCGCTGCGCCGTGCGGCGGGCACCGCGGCCCGTGCGCTGACCGGCGCCAAGAAGGCCGGCTTCGCGCTGCCCGCCTCCTCCGTCGAGGACGCCGCCGCCGTCGCCGAGGGCGCGCTCCTGGGCGCGTACGCCTTCACCGCCTACCAGGGTGGCGAGAACAAGCTGGCCCCCAAGGACGCGAAGTCCAAGGACAGTGGCCCGAAACTGCCGCTCGCCGAGGTGGCCCTGCTCGGCGCCAAGCCGCGCGACAAGGCGTACAAGGCGGCCGTCGAGCGCGCCCTGGCCCTGGTCGAGGAGATCAACCGGGCCCGCGACCTGATCAACACCCCGCCGAACGACCTGTACCCGGAGTCCTTCGCCGCCGTGGCCACCGCCGCGGGCAAGGAGCACGGCATCAAGGTCCAGGTCCTCGACGAGAAGGCCCTCGTCAAGGGCGGCTACGGCGGCATCCTCGGCGTCGGCCAGGGCGCCGAGCGCGGCCCGCGCCTGGTGAAGCTCGCCTACACGCACCCGAAGGCGGAGAAGACCCTGGCCCTGGTGGGCAAGGGCATCACCTACGACTCGGGCGGCATCTCGCTCAAGCCGGCCGGCCACAACGAGACGATGAAGTGCGACATGGCCGGCGCCGCCGCCGTGTTCGCCGCCGTCGTCTCGGCCGCCCGTCTGGGCCTCAGGGTCAACGTCACCGGCTGGCTGGCGCTGGCCGAGAACATGCCCTCCGGCAACGCCACCCGCCCCGGTGACGTGCTGCGCATGTACAGCGGCAAGACCGTCGAGGTCCTCAACACCGACGCCGAGGGCCGGCTCGTCCTGGCCGACGCGCTGACCCGCGCCTCGGAGGAGAAGCCGGACGCGATCGTCGACGTGGCGACCCTGACCGGCGCGATGGTGCTGGCGCTCGGCAACCGCACCTTCGGTGTGATGGCCAACGACGACGCCTTCCGCACCTCGATCCACGAGATCGCCGAGGAGGTCGGCGAGCCCTCCTGGCCGATGCCGCTCCCCGCCGACCTGCGCAAGGGCATGGACTCCCCCACCGCCGACATCGCCAACATGGGCGAGCGGATGGGCGGCGGCCTGGTGGCCGGCCTGTTCCTGAAGGAGTTCGTGGGCGAGGGCATCGCCTGGGCGCACCTGGACATCGCCGGCCCGGCCTTCCACGAGGGCGCGCCGTACGGCTACACGCCCAAGGGCGGCACGGGCTCCGCGGTCCGCACCCTGGTGCGGCTCGCCGAGCGCACCGCCGACGGCGACCTCGGCTGA